In the genome of Oncorhynchus mykiss isolate Arlee chromosome 30, USDA_OmykA_1.1, whole genome shotgun sequence, the window aaattgtaattactttgctactatggcctatttattgccataccaCTTCATGCCATTTTCACACACTggatatagactttctttttttatattgtgctattgactgtacgcttgtttattctatgtgtaactctgtgttgttgtttctgtcacactgctttgctttatcttggccaggtcgcagttgtaaatgagaacttgttctcaactagcttacctggttaaataaaggtgaaataaaaaaattaaaaggggcctagccccatCCCTgaaaagcagccccagaccattattcctcctccacccaactttactgttggcactatgcattcgggcagggagcgttctcctggcatccgccaaacccagattcgtccgttggactgccagatgatgaagcgtgattcCTCACGCCAGAAAAGACGTTTCCAATGCTCCAGTGTCCaaaggcggcgagctttacaccactccagatgacgcttggcattgcgcaaggTGACCTtaagcttgtgtgtggctgctcggtcatggaaacccatttcatgaagctcccgacaaacggttcttgtgctgacattgcttccagaggcagtttggaactcagtagtgggtgttgcaaccgaagacagacgattattacgtgcttcagcactcggtggtcgtgttctgtgagcctgtgtggcctaccacttcgctgtggagccgttgttgctcctagatgttccaacttcacaataacagcacttacagttgactgaggCAGCTCTAGGAGGGCAGAAGTTTGATGAACtgacctgttggaaaggtggcatcctatgacagtgcaaCGTTGAAAgtcagctcttcagtaaggccattctactgccaatgtttgtctatggagattgcgtggctgtgtgctcgattttatatatctgtcagcaacgggtgtggctgaaatagccaaatataatttgaaggggtgtccacatacttttgtatatatagtgtacctcaTGCAAGTCCTGCACATCATGGGtagctaaaatcaaatcaaacgctgTGTGTTTGTAACTCTACACTCTCCTCATCCACATAGGCTAATGCACGTGCATCTTGGGAGAAACCACTTAGGGTATTTTGCCCCCTATGCAAAATACCACTGACAGATCTTTTTATAAACAGTAATGATAAAATGTGGGTTTAAAAATGAAGTGTTAGTCGTTAATTTAACATCAGAACATTTTtataacaggacaacaggacCCAATATGGGAAGGATGCCTCTGCTCTTGTGATACTGTATTGTAACCTCACAGCCAGGCTGGCAACATGCAACATTAGTACTGATACTTGCATTTTATGTATGAGCTCAGTCAGATCATTTTGAGTTCAATACAGCATATATTGTAAACAAAATTACATATTTAACCAGTTTCCTCttccctctataaccctccatctctctcttctcagtcTGCTGGTCTCTCTCTAGGATCTCTGTCCTATTGGTGCGATGGCCTTCTCCTTTCTGGCTTTCCTGATCATATCTGTCCGCACCCTCCTATCCCTTGGCTGCCCAGTGGGATGTCGCTGCTACAGCTTGACTGTAGAGTGTGGCTCTATGGGCCTCCGGGACATCCCCTCACATGTCCCACCCTCCACACAGGTTAGCCATGATGACAATATGTTTACCACATACATCTGTTTCctagacccacacacacataggcagtcTTGAATTATCCATACACTTATCTTCTTAGAGAGTatacagggtggcaggtagcctagtggtttgagctttgggccagtaactgaaaggttgctagatcaaatccccgagctgacaaggtaaaaatctgccattctgtccctgaacaaggcagttaacccactgttcctaggctgtcattgtaaataagaatgtgttcttaactgacttgcctggttaaataaagatggtGTTGTGCTTTCCCTGATCATTGTATTCTGTACTTCTGCTCATCTATTTCATTTAGACCATCTTCCTCCAGGACAATGTTATCGGGCAGATCAATCTATCTGACCTCTCCCAGCTGGGCCTTCTGCACTGCCTGTATCTGCAGAACAACAGTATCACAGCACTGGAGCCTGGGGCCTTCCAGAGCCAGGGTAATCTTCTGGAGCTGGCCCTCAACGGGAACCGCATCCACCTGATAACAGGAGACATGTTCAGGGGCTTGGAGCACCTCCGTATCCTCTACCTGGCAGGAAATGACATCACTCGCGTACAGGACTATACCTTCAGAGGCCTACTGGTCAGTCCACATATTATCAGTCACTCAAGTCTGACCTCTCCCAGCTGGGCCTTCTGCACTGCCTGTATCTGCAGAACAACAGTATCGCACTGGAGCCTTGCTAAATCAATGCTTTTCTTTAATGTTCCCTTCCTCCCTTGTAAACAGACCATATTTGTCCAGATAGTTGTCTAGAGTTCCACCTCAACACAACAACAATGCACTAACGTCAATGACTTACTCTACATTATATCACTATTCATTACTAATAATGATTACAATCTCTGCTTTCATAGCGTCTTCAAGAGCTTCACCTGCAGCAAAATAACATTGAGATGCTGGGAGACCAGGCTCTAGTTGGTCTGTCCTCTCTTGCCCTCCTTGACCTCAGCCGGAATAACCTGCACACCATCGGCCCTGCCACCCTGCGGCCCCTTGTCAGCCTGCAGGTGCTGCGTGTCACAGGTAAGGGGAGCGCCAAGAGAGAGGACATGGGTTGGGCTGTGGAACCATAAAAGAGCATACAGTAAATATACTGCCATTGTTACGCTAGAATTACCTCCTAACTTTGTGTTaattgtgtcattgtcctgtcaCATCCTTTTTTATCCTCTTTTGTTGACTTGGCCACACCCACCCATCACATGATCATTTCCTACTGTAGACAATCCATGGCGTTGTGACTGTGCCCTGCACTGGCTGCGCAGCTGGATTGATGAGGAGGGCCAGCGCCTGCTGAGCTCTGCCGAGAGACGCTTGGTGTGTTCCGAGCCGCCCCGCCTTTCCCACCTCAGCTTGGTAGAGGTGCCTCTCAACAGCCTGGTGTGTATCCCCCCTCTGGTGCAGCTGGAGCCACGCCGTCTGGCCGTGCGCCTGGGTGAGAGCCTACGTGTCTCCTGCCATGCCTCTGGTTACCCTAGGCCACAGGTCACCTGGAGGAAGGCGTCCCAGGGCAAGGTGCAA includes:
- the LOC110521540 gene encoding leucine-rich repeat-containing protein 24; protein product: MAFSFLAFLIISVRTLLSLGCPVGCRCYSLTVECGSMGLRDIPSHVPPSTQTIFLQDNVIGQINLSDLSQLGLLHCLYLQNNSITALEPGAFQSQGNLLELALNGNRIHLITGDMFRGLEHLRILYLAGNDITRVQDYTFRGLLRLQELHLQQNNIEMLGDQALVGLSSLALLDLSRNNLHTIGPATLRPLVSLQVLRVTDNPWRCDCALHWLRSWIDEEGQRLLSSAERRLVCSEPPRLSHLSLVEVPLNSLVCIPPLVQLEPRRLAVRLGESLRVSCHASGYPRPQVTWRKASQGKVQLSPRGLVQDLGSVGSVGAEDAAHSGRVRLQKEDGERFDPDTGSGMLFLSNVTVSHAGVYECEAWNAGGVARVTFQLAINSSSSSGWSPASYAPSWPRLRANRPTSSDVRREPLYAHGSMAFNTLGAATQTAIAIGISLLALTALLLVAMIYSRHRQRQKDTDDKEESILYVNDYSDGPTTFAQLEEYRDERGHEMYVLNRAKPIIPPSTTADTTTLGYQQQEALSPTKPQMEPDIRTMRRMAGEGVEAETVTAESEGLFLNHTGLFLDSQFAYEIHC